In the genome of Marinitoga litoralis, the window AATTCAATATCACAACTTGGAGACTGAATATATACTTTCTTTTCATCTAATTTCACATCAAAATTTTTTACTCCTAATTCATTTAAAGCGTTTGTGATTTTCATTACACAATGTTGA includes:
- a CDS encoding heavy-metal-associated domain-containing protein, with amino-acid sequence MDLVLSVPDMGCQHCVMKITNALNELGVKNFDVKLDEKKVYIQSPSCDIELILRKFEEIDYPAEIIME